The following proteins come from a genomic window of Gossypium raimondii isolate GPD5lz chromosome 5, ASM2569854v1, whole genome shotgun sequence:
- the LOC105765913 gene encoding SNF2 domain-containing protein CLASSY 3 produces MSVASRTRSRKGKAPCGDSSKKRKKTLAVEEVRLAATNMATPQSSVNVKVSLASQKGTAQVQTLREEFDGELRGKDGNDPDPYIICLGSSDDDGDDDEDEDSEDDEALTSTSGEDNSDSSDLDYREEEGEGEDPQSSSSSEDEVEETPSHGIAKRKATEVEFLGENGSTVDEVEETPSHDIAKRKATEVEFLGENGSTVDEVVMKPKSKRRRSASAKSGQVHLLSVFVDSILDNQDSDSSTQGEDPILQQETYENPLPLKFTFGVEDSIVPDKTEFENEMNSLWSEMEISLMSDPTSTLPSPLENEDADVSEFEHDTTTHSLCLQGKHHLVLDEEIGMKCKFCSFLLLEIKDISPPFMTDRFGKYERQFSGIVDYSMFDDLHCEDSNNDMSGFDHSAEIEGTVWEIIPNLKTKLYPHQHEGFEFIWNNIAGGIYRDKSKNSSKGCGGCIISHAPGTGKTLLTIVFLQTYLNEYPSCRPVIVAPRSMLLTWEAEFRKWKVDIPFHNLNTLDFSGKEKPKAIGLYEKFKLKVPCQDRALARRLVKLLSWKSDRGILGISYKLFVQLAVVDNEEKHKCTTLNKDVSKILLELPGLFVLDEGHTPRNDDTLIWKALSRIKTERRIILSGTPFQNNFDELFNTLYLVRPKFAEGIQSRHRVEVNNKCSDEGKEAKRKWAYLTGSIGKDDIYEAEKLRELKAVIKPFVHVHNGRILQTTLPGLRHSVVVLRPSDLQSRILERVKETKNALLRDYYVSLISTHPSLLQQLSNKEDIKEKVSSIVSMDMLERIRLKPDKGVKTKFLMELLKLSGALGEKVLVFSQYLEPLNLIVDQIKDFFKWKEMEEILYMDGQCEMKQRQRVINVFNDPTSKARVLLASTKACSEGINLVGGSRVVLLDVTWNPSVERQAICRAYRLGQQRMVYTYHVISSGTMEGFKCYRQAEKDRLSELLFSASHRRDDHHKKGFNCPEDKILEAMVGQEQFTSMIEKIINEPKDSDLIVTYGGL; encoded by the exons ATGTCGGTCGCTTCAAGAACAAGAAGCAGGAAGGGGAAAGCGCCGTGTGGTGATAGCAgcaagaaaaggaagaagacaCTGGCGGTGGAGGAGGTGCGGTTAGCGGCAACAAATATGGCAACGCCGCAGTCTTCCGTCAATGTTAAAGTGTCTTTGGCTTCTCAAAAGGGCACGGCTCAAGTTCAAACCTTGAGAGAAGAATTCGACGGTGAGTTACGCGGAAAAGATGGAAACGACCCTGACCCTTACATTATTTGTCTGGGTAGTAGTGACGATGATGGTGATGACGATGAAGATGAAGACAGTGAGGATGATGAGGCTCTCACCTCTACAAGCGGAGAGGATAATTCTGACTCAAGCGATTTGGATTATAGGGAGGAGGAAGGGGAGGGAGAGGATCCTCAATCCTCTTCCAGTTCGGAAGATGAAGTCGAAGAGACGCCAAGCCACGGCATTGCCAAAAGAAAGGCTACTGAGGTTGAGTTCCTTGGGGAGAATGGTTCCACTGTCGATGAAGTCGAAGAGACGCCAAGCCATGACATTGCCAAAAGAAAGGCTACTGAGGTTGAGTTCCTTGGGGAGAATGGTTCCACTGTCGATGAAGTTGTAATGAAGCCTAAGAGTAAAAGGAGACGGTCCGCCTCTGCCAAGTCCGGCCAAGTTCACCTTCTTAGTGTTTTTGTGGATTCTATTTTGGACAACCAAGACTCGGATTCTAGTACACAGGGAGAGGACCCCATTCTCCAACAAGAAACCTACGAAAACCCTTTGCCTCTCAAGTTCACTTTTGGAGTTGAGGACTCAATTGTTCCGGACAAAACTGAATTTGAGAACGAAATGAATTCACTCTGGTCTGAGATGGAGATTTCTCTTATGTCTGATCCAACTTCGACCCTGCCATCCCCG TTGGAAAATGAAGATGCTGATGTATCTGAGTTTGAACATGACACAACAACCCATTCCCTATGTCTTCAAGGGAAGCATCATCTTGTGTTAGACGAAGAGATTGGaatgaaatgcaaattttgttctttcctGCTGCTGGAGATCAAAGATATCTCACCGCCTTTT ATGACTGATCGTTTTGGAAAATATGAGAGGCAATTCTCTGGCATTGTAGATTATTCTATGTTTGATGACCTTCACTGTGAAGACTCTAACAATGATATGTCTGGTTTTGATCACTCTGCTGAAATCGAAGGCACAGTGTGGGAAATCATTCCTAACTTAAAAACTAAACTCTACCCCCATCAGCATGAaggttttgaatttatttggaATAACATAGCTGGAGGGATTTATCGTGACAAGTCAAAAAACTCATCCAAAGGTTGTGGTGGATGCATTATATCTCATGCTCCCGGGACGGGGAAAACGCTTCTAACTATTGTCTTTCTTCAGACGTACTTAAATGAATATCCGAGTTGCAGGCCAGTGATTGTTGCTCCTCGCAGTATGCTACTCACATGGGAAGCTGAGTTTAGAAAGTGGAAGGTTGACATTCCCTTTCACAATCTCAACACTCTGGATTTTTCTGGCAAGGAAAAACCGAAGGCAATTGGTCTTTATGAAAAATTCAAGCTGAAAGTTCCATGTCAAGATAGAGCTCTTGCCCGACGTCTGGTTAAGTTGCTTTCCTGGAAATCTGATAGAGGCATTTTGGGAATCAGTTACAAACTTTTTGTGCAACTTGCTGTAGTAGATAATGAGGAGAAGCACAAGTGTACAACATTAAATAAGGATGTAAGTAAAATCCTTCTTGAGCTTCCTGGCCTTTTTGTTCTAGATGAAGGGCACACACCTAGAAATGATGATACGCTTATATGGAAGGCTTTATCAAGAATCAAAACAGAACGTCGTATCATACTCTCAGGAACTCCtttccaaaataattttgatgagcTCTTCAACACTCTCTACTTAGTGAGACCGAAATTTGCTGAAGGAATCCAGTCTAGACATCGAGTAGAGGTTAATAATAAGTGTAGTGATGAAGGAAAAGAAGCAAAAAGGAAATGGGCCTATTTGACTGGTTCCATTGGCAAAGATGATATATATGAAGCTGAAAAATTGAGAGAGCTTAAAGCTGTGATTAAGCCCTTTGTGCATGTACATAATGGTAGAATTCTACAAACTACCCTTCCTGGTTTGAGGCATTCTGTGGTTGTTTTACGGCCCTCTGATCTGCAGAGTAGAATCCTCGAGCGtgttaaagaaacaaaaaatgcaTTATTGCGGGACTATTATGTGTCCTTGATCTCCACCCACCCTTCTTTGTTGCAGCAGTTATCCAACAAGGAAGATATTAAGGAAAAAGTCAGCTCCATTGTTAGTATGGATATGCTAGAAAGGATAAGACTGAAACCCGATAAAGGAGTTAAAACGAAATTCCTCATGGAACTTCTTAAGCTTAGCGGGGCTCTGGGTGAAAAGGTCTTAGTTTTCAGTCAATACCTTGAACCATTAAACCTAATAGTGGACCAGATAAAAGATTTTTTCAAATGGAAGGAAATGGAGGAGATATTGTACATGGATGGGCAATGTGAGATGAAGCAGCGTCAAAGGGTAATTAATGTTTTCAATGATCCCACGAGCAAAGCAAGGGTGTTGCTTGCATCAACAAAGGCTTGCTCGGAAGGTATAAATCTTGTTGGTGGTTCTAGAGTGGTTTTGCTTGATGTGACATGGAACCCCTCTGTGGAAAGACAAGCTATATGCCGTGCATACAGGCTTGGACAGCAAAGAATGGTATACACTTACCACGTTATCTCATCTGGGACGATGGAGGGGTTTAAATGCTATCGACAAGCTGAGAAGGACCGGTTATCAGAGCTATTATTCTCTGCTTCTCACAGAAGGGATGATCATCACAAGAAAGGATTTAATTGCCCAGAGGATAAGATCTTGGAAGCGATGGTAGGGCAAGAGCAATTCACTTCAATGATTGAAAAGATAATAAATGAGCCCAAAGATTCCGACTTGATTGTAACTTATGGAGGTCTGTAA
- the LOC105770323 gene encoding ferric reduction oxidase 8, mitochondrial isoform X2 produces MGKAAVVILLKVLMILISTAWLSLWLLKPTNLWTKKWKAAESSARNTVFGYYGLDFTVYTFPVIAVAMIGLVYLKLQSWGQRNRQIRSSTAAFSNPLVTSSLVGILSGVEILSVFLFILFLAWTFYTRISHDFTKLTPMESLKLDLWQLKFLRVATRFGLLAEACLALLLLPILRELAVFRILGIQFEASVRYHIWLGTAMICFATFHGASTLFIWGVSHYIQDEITKWQRTGRIYLAGEITLVVGLVMWITSLPQIRRKRFEIFYYMHHLYIIFLVFFLLHAGDRHFYMIFAGVFLFCLDKLLRILQSWPQTHILSARLYPCKVVELILPKDTGLKYTPTSITFMKIPSISRFQWHSFSITSSSTIDHHTMSVLVKCDGRWTTSLYDNIRAQLDSDADKMKPIPVAIEGPYGPSSLTFLRYDNLLLVAGGIGITPFLSILHEIAATQGNGSSRYRLPSRIQLIYVVKKSQYIGLLQSASSLLQNHPSNKCHLKLKVFVTQEKQCGATLGEMLNEASQVQSVHFGLKGPIYAIHGPQSLYWTAALAGIASITFLVFLICFNHIFVPSGKNTSGHHSSKQAVSSKMKAPKEKSPSWVADILIISSFIISLACTSLVAIVLRWRRLKKEEVPLVSSKEEKVQQLSSIETKGVVEEEHEVHFGGRPNLKDEFSKFLNETNGSDIGVLVSGPETMKEAVASLCQQKSGCFQIGNKEKKPYLSFHALTFTL; encoded by the exons ATGGGCAAAGCCGCCGTTGTTATCCTTCTCAAAGTCTTGATGATCTTAATATCCACTGCCTGGCTATCTCTCTGGCTGCTCAAACCAACCAACTTATGGACCAAAAAATGGAAAGCAGCTGAAAGCAGTGCTCGAAATACCGTGTTTGGTTACTATG GTCTTGACTTTACGGTGTATACGTTTCCTGTAATTGCTGTGGCTATGATTGGACTTGTGTACTTGAAGTTGCAATCTTGGGGGCAAAGAAACAG ACAAATAAGGAGTTCAACAGCTGCTTTCTCAAATCCACTAGTTACAAGTAGTCTTGTGGGCATTTTATCCGGTGTTGAGATTCTCTCAGTATTTCTCTTTATCCTCTTTCTAGCATGGACCTTTTATACGCGCATATCTCACGATTTTACTAAGTTGACACCTATGGAATCTTTGAAGTTGGACTT ATGGCAACTCAAGTTTCTAAGAGTGGCAACTCGATTTGGTTTGCTAGCAGAGGCCTGCTTGGCTTTGCTTCTTCTACCTATCTTGAGGGAACTGGCCGTATTTCGCATACTTGGTATCCAGTTTGAAGCTTCTGTGAGATACCATATATGGCTAGGGACTGCTATGATATGCTTTGCTACTTTTCATGGTGCCAGCACTTTGTTCATCTGGGGTGTTAGCCACTACATTCAGGATGAG ATAACAAAATGGCAGAGGACAGGCCGGATATACCTTGCCGGAGAGATAACACTGGTTGTGGGGTTGGTTATGTGGATCACATCACTTCCTCAGATCAGGAGgaaaagatttgaaatcttcTATTACATGCACCACTTGTACATAATCTTCCTAGTATTTTTCTTGCTTCATGCCGGAGATCGACACTTCTATATGATCTTCGCTGGAGTGTTCCTCTTTTGTCTTGACAAACTACTTCGCATCCTACAATCATGGCCACAAACTCATATTCTTTCAGCTAGATTATATCCCTGTAAAGTTGTAGAACTTATCCTGCCAAAAGACACAG GCTTGAAATATACCCCAACAAGTATAACATTTATGAAGATACCGAGTATATCCAGATTTCAGTGGCATTCCTTTAGCATAACTTCTAGTTCGACCATTGATCATCATACAATGTCTGTTTTAGTTAAATGTGATGGACGGTGGACAACTTCTTTATATGACAATATACGGGCTCAGCTAGACTCTGATGCTGATAAGATGAAACCCATACCTGTTGCAATAGAAGGCCCCTATGGTCCTTCCTCTTTGACCTTTTTGAG ATATGACAACCTACTTTTGGTTGCTGGTGGAATTGGGATAACACCATTTCTTAGCATACTGCATGAAATTGCTGCAACTCAAGGGAATGGCAGTAGCAGATATAGATTACCATCCAGAATCCAGTTGATATACGTTGTCAAGAAATCACAATACATTGGCTTGTTACAATCAGCTTCTTCCCTACTGCAGAACCACCCCTCAAACAAATGTCATCTGAAACTAAAAGTTTTTGTCACCCAGGAAAAGCAGTGTGGTGCAACACTAGGAGAAATGCTTAATGAGGCATCTCAAGTGCAATCGGTTCATTTCGGCTTAAAAGGTCCAATTTACGCAATACATGGACCACAAAGCTTGTATTGGACTGCTGCATTGGCTGGAATTGCTTCCATTACGTTCCTGGTTTTTCTTATCTGTTTCAACCACATATTTGTTCCCTCTGGAAAGAATACTAGTGGTCATCACTCTTCAAAACAGGCCGTGTCTTCCAAAATGAAGGCTCCTAAAGAAAAGAGCCCCTCTTGGGTTGCCGACATACTTATCATATCCTCATTCATCATATCATTAGCATGCACCAGCTTGGTAGCTATTGTTTTGAGATGGAGACGGCTGAAGAAGGAAGAAGTACCACTTGTCTCCTCAAAGGAAGAAAAAGTACAGCAACTAAGTTCGATTGAGACGAAAGGTGTGGTAGAGGAGGAACATGAAGTCCATTTTGGAGGAAGGCCTAATTTGAAAG ATGAATTCTCCAAATTCCTGAATGAAACTAATGGATCTGATATTGGAGTGTTGGTGTCCGGACCAGAAACAATGAAAGAGGCAGTGGCATCATTGTGCCAGCAGAAATCTGGATGCTTTCAGATTGGAAATAAGGAAAAGAAACCATACTTGAGTTTCCATGCCCTCACCTTTACACTTTAG
- the LOC105770323 gene encoding ferric reduction oxidase 8, mitochondrial isoform X1, whose translation MGKAAVVILLKVLMILISTAWLSLWLLKPTNLWTKKWKAAESSARNTVFGYYGLDFTVYTFPVIAVAMIGLVYLKLQSWGQRNRRQIRSSTAAFSNPLVTSSLVGILSGVEILSVFLFILFLAWTFYTRISHDFTKLTPMESLKLDLWQLKFLRVATRFGLLAEACLALLLLPILRELAVFRILGIQFEASVRYHIWLGTAMICFATFHGASTLFIWGVSHYIQDEITKWQRTGRIYLAGEITLVVGLVMWITSLPQIRRKRFEIFYYMHHLYIIFLVFFLLHAGDRHFYMIFAGVFLFCLDKLLRILQSWPQTHILSARLYPCKVVELILPKDTGLKYTPTSITFMKIPSISRFQWHSFSITSSSTIDHHTMSVLVKCDGRWTTSLYDNIRAQLDSDADKMKPIPVAIEGPYGPSSLTFLRYDNLLLVAGGIGITPFLSILHEIAATQGNGSSRYRLPSRIQLIYVVKKSQYIGLLQSASSLLQNHPSNKCHLKLKVFVTQEKQCGATLGEMLNEASQVQSVHFGLKGPIYAIHGPQSLYWTAALAGIASITFLVFLICFNHIFVPSGKNTSGHHSSKQAVSSKMKAPKEKSPSWVADILIISSFIISLACTSLVAIVLRWRRLKKEEVPLVSSKEEKVQQLSSIETKGVVEEEHEVHFGGRPNLKDEFSKFLNETNGSDIGVLVSGPETMKEAVASLCQQKSGCFQIGNKEKKPYLSFHALTFTL comes from the exons ATGGGCAAAGCCGCCGTTGTTATCCTTCTCAAAGTCTTGATGATCTTAATATCCACTGCCTGGCTATCTCTCTGGCTGCTCAAACCAACCAACTTATGGACCAAAAAATGGAAAGCAGCTGAAAGCAGTGCTCGAAATACCGTGTTTGGTTACTATG GTCTTGACTTTACGGTGTATACGTTTCCTGTAATTGCTGTGGCTATGATTGGACTTGTGTACTTGAAGTTGCAATCTTGGGGGCAAAGAAACAG AAGACAAATAAGGAGTTCAACAGCTGCTTTCTCAAATCCACTAGTTACAAGTAGTCTTGTGGGCATTTTATCCGGTGTTGAGATTCTCTCAGTATTTCTCTTTATCCTCTTTCTAGCATGGACCTTTTATACGCGCATATCTCACGATTTTACTAAGTTGACACCTATGGAATCTTTGAAGTTGGACTT ATGGCAACTCAAGTTTCTAAGAGTGGCAACTCGATTTGGTTTGCTAGCAGAGGCCTGCTTGGCTTTGCTTCTTCTACCTATCTTGAGGGAACTGGCCGTATTTCGCATACTTGGTATCCAGTTTGAAGCTTCTGTGAGATACCATATATGGCTAGGGACTGCTATGATATGCTTTGCTACTTTTCATGGTGCCAGCACTTTGTTCATCTGGGGTGTTAGCCACTACATTCAGGATGAG ATAACAAAATGGCAGAGGACAGGCCGGATATACCTTGCCGGAGAGATAACACTGGTTGTGGGGTTGGTTATGTGGATCACATCACTTCCTCAGATCAGGAGgaaaagatttgaaatcttcTATTACATGCACCACTTGTACATAATCTTCCTAGTATTTTTCTTGCTTCATGCCGGAGATCGACACTTCTATATGATCTTCGCTGGAGTGTTCCTCTTTTGTCTTGACAAACTACTTCGCATCCTACAATCATGGCCACAAACTCATATTCTTTCAGCTAGATTATATCCCTGTAAAGTTGTAGAACTTATCCTGCCAAAAGACACAG GCTTGAAATATACCCCAACAAGTATAACATTTATGAAGATACCGAGTATATCCAGATTTCAGTGGCATTCCTTTAGCATAACTTCTAGTTCGACCATTGATCATCATACAATGTCTGTTTTAGTTAAATGTGATGGACGGTGGACAACTTCTTTATATGACAATATACGGGCTCAGCTAGACTCTGATGCTGATAAGATGAAACCCATACCTGTTGCAATAGAAGGCCCCTATGGTCCTTCCTCTTTGACCTTTTTGAG ATATGACAACCTACTTTTGGTTGCTGGTGGAATTGGGATAACACCATTTCTTAGCATACTGCATGAAATTGCTGCAACTCAAGGGAATGGCAGTAGCAGATATAGATTACCATCCAGAATCCAGTTGATATACGTTGTCAAGAAATCACAATACATTGGCTTGTTACAATCAGCTTCTTCCCTACTGCAGAACCACCCCTCAAACAAATGTCATCTGAAACTAAAAGTTTTTGTCACCCAGGAAAAGCAGTGTGGTGCAACACTAGGAGAAATGCTTAATGAGGCATCTCAAGTGCAATCGGTTCATTTCGGCTTAAAAGGTCCAATTTACGCAATACATGGACCACAAAGCTTGTATTGGACTGCTGCATTGGCTGGAATTGCTTCCATTACGTTCCTGGTTTTTCTTATCTGTTTCAACCACATATTTGTTCCCTCTGGAAAGAATACTAGTGGTCATCACTCTTCAAAACAGGCCGTGTCTTCCAAAATGAAGGCTCCTAAAGAAAAGAGCCCCTCTTGGGTTGCCGACATACTTATCATATCCTCATTCATCATATCATTAGCATGCACCAGCTTGGTAGCTATTGTTTTGAGATGGAGACGGCTGAAGAAGGAAGAAGTACCACTTGTCTCCTCAAAGGAAGAAAAAGTACAGCAACTAAGTTCGATTGAGACGAAAGGTGTGGTAGAGGAGGAACATGAAGTCCATTTTGGAGGAAGGCCTAATTTGAAAG ATGAATTCTCCAAATTCCTGAATGAAACTAATGGATCTGATATTGGAGTGTTGGTGTCCGGACCAGAAACAATGAAAGAGGCAGTGGCATCATTGTGCCAGCAGAAATCTGGATGCTTTCAGATTGGAAATAAGGAAAAGAAACCATACTTGAGTTTCCATGCCCTCACCTTTACACTTTAG